One window of Burkholderia thailandensis E264 genomic DNA carries:
- a CDS encoding EexN family lipoprotein, with the protein MKPIMLILLVALLTACGKSKPTETVDSLVANPEHLKELRQQCKKDRVTLGDELCNRVAEATNRQFLGNGKAPYTPPKDAPKF; encoded by the coding sequence GTGAAACCGATCATGCTGATTCTGCTCGTTGCATTGCTGACGGCCTGCGGCAAATCCAAGCCGACCGAAACGGTGGATTCCCTCGTAGCCAATCCCGAGCACTTGAAGGAACTGCGCCAGCAGTGCAAGAAAGATCGTGTCACACTTGGCGACGAACTCTGCAACCGCGTGGCCGAGGCAACGAACCGGCAGTTCCTGGGCAATGGCAAAGCGCCGTACACCCCGCCGAAGGATGCGCCGAAGTTCTAA
- a CDS encoding TRAP transporter large permease yields MQNIADILVDPEGALEKRNHWEKTSHALLVGAILHVLYAGGDKTLRGVANFLSDPACPFELTLHRMMTALGNGDFFATSYFGQEAIDMMPALQIPRTVDLAGVIVGFLCIAMSAFMRLVASRRAHVCIALALLAALIGGGWLARDAMAILGNLNLVLDFVVLLGAAIAIGVPIAFAFGAATVGYLLVVTHVPLSIVIGQMTDGMTNLVLLAIPMFVLLGLLLEATGIARRLVELIAMFVGRTRGGLNVVLVAAMFLVSGISGSKLADMAAVTPVLFPEMERRGQQRAEMIALLATSAAMAELIPPSLVLIIVGTVCNLSIQSLFIGGLMPAVVASLGLIAVTLLRARRRSERADATTTSRAAAALPVHPATAVFERGHGARRWRVFFAALPGLVLPFMIRYFVVEGITTATEVSTVGIVYTLAVGILVHREFNWHKLYPMLRETAVLTGAIMLMIAMATAMSWALTQAGFASALARMLEHAPGGKVTFMALSIALFITLGALLEGIPAIVLFGPLLFPIALQLHIDGIHYAIVVVLSMSIGMFAPPIGVGYYGACAVGKCDPDRGATAMLPYLGALLAALVVIAAVPWLSTVAV; encoded by the coding sequence GTGCAGAACATCGCGGACATTCTGGTCGATCCCGAAGGTGCGCTGGAGAAGCGCAACCATTGGGAGAAGACCTCGCACGCACTGCTGGTCGGCGCGATCCTGCATGTGCTCTACGCGGGCGGGGACAAAACGCTGCGCGGTGTCGCCAACTTCCTGTCCGATCCGGCTTGCCCGTTCGAGCTGACGCTGCACCGGATGATGACGGCACTCGGCAATGGCGACTTCTTCGCGACGAGCTATTTCGGCCAGGAGGCGATCGACATGATGCCGGCGCTACAGATTCCGCGCACCGTCGATCTCGCCGGCGTGATCGTAGGGTTCCTCTGCATCGCGATGTCAGCGTTCATGCGGCTTGTCGCTAGCCGGCGCGCGCACGTGTGCATCGCGCTCGCGCTGCTGGCTGCGCTGATCGGTGGCGGCTGGCTTGCGCGCGATGCCATGGCGATACTCGGCAACCTGAATCTCGTGCTCGATTTCGTCGTGCTGCTCGGTGCCGCCATTGCGATCGGTGTGCCGATCGCATTCGCGTTCGGCGCGGCGACAGTCGGCTACCTTCTTGTCGTCACGCACGTGCCGCTAAGCATCGTGATCGGTCAGATGACAGACGGCATGACCAACCTCGTACTGCTCGCGATTCCGATGTTTGTGCTGCTCGGGCTGCTGCTGGAGGCGACCGGCATTGCGCGACGGCTTGTCGAACTGATCGCGATGTTTGTCGGTCGCACGCGCGGCGGCCTGAACGTCGTGCTGGTGGCGGCGATGTTTTTGGTCTCTGGTATTTCCGGATCGAAGCTCGCGGACATGGCCGCAGTGACACCGGTGCTTTTTCCCGAAATGGAGCGGCGCGGACAGCAGCGCGCCGAAATGATTGCGCTGCTCGCCACGTCGGCGGCGATGGCCGAGCTGATTCCGCCGAGCCTCGTGCTGATCATCGTCGGAACGGTCTGCAATCTGTCGATCCAGTCTTTGTTCATCGGCGGGCTGATGCCGGCAGTGGTCGCGTCGCTAGGTCTGATCGCGGTCACGCTGCTGCGCGCGAGGCGGCGCAGCGAGCGCGCCGACGCGACGACGACGTCACGAGCCGCGGCAGCCTTGCCTGTGCATCCCGCAACCGCCGTATTCGAACGTGGTCACGGTGCGCGACGCTGGCGCGTATTCTTCGCCGCTTTGCCGGGGCTCGTATTGCCGTTCATGATCCGTTACTTCGTTGTCGAGGGCATCACGACCGCGACCGAGGTCAGCACGGTCGGCATCGTGTATACGCTCGCGGTCGGCATACTCGTGCATCGCGAGTTCAATTGGCACAAGCTCTATCCGATGCTGCGTGAAACCGCAGTGCTCACGGGGGCGATCATGCTGATGATCGCGATGGCGACCGCGATGAGCTGGGCGCTGACGCAGGCAGGCTTTGCCAGTGCGCTTGCACGGATGCTGGAGCACGCGCCCGGTGGCAAGGTGACCTTCATGGCGCTGTCAATTGCGCTGTTTATCACACTCGGAGCACTACTCGAAGGCATTCCCGCGATCGTGCTGTTCGGGCCGCTGCTGTTTCCGATCGCGCTGCAGCTTCATATCGACGGCATTCACTATGCAATCGTGGTCGTGCTGTCAATGAGCATCGGCATGTTCGCGCCGCCGATCGGCGTCGGCTACTACGGTGCATGCGCGGTCGGCAAGTGCGATCCGGATCGGGGCGCCACCGCGATGCTGCCATACCTCGGCGCGCTGCTGGCGGCGCTAGTGGTGATCGCCGCCGTGCCGTGGTTGTCCACAGTCGCGGTTTGA
- a CDS encoding TRAP transporter substrate-binding protein: MSMNRRAFVGVVAGIAAVTVVPRAARAAEFTYKLGHDQPITHPQHIRAVEAADKIANASGGRMVLEIYPNSQLGSDTQMVAQVRSGALEMTLQGDIILGNIVPAASLAGLPFAFAGYDELWRAMDGEFGRAIHAEIERKTGLHVMEKGWDAGFRHLFTSEKLVHSAADMKGLKLRVPAAAIDQSLFKSLGSAPTPVPSGDVYTALQTRLVDGAEGPLVTIENAKYYEAAKIVSLTSHQPTPFELVVNGAAWRRLPKDLQAIASQYLNEAALFARADIANGEGGLKQRLRSQGVTLVDPDRDSFRRAVRDAGLYRQWRDSYGVAPFAMLEKVVGTLA, encoded by the coding sequence ATGAGCATGAATCGCAGAGCTTTCGTGGGCGTGGTCGCGGGCATCGCCGCGGTGACCGTTGTACCGCGCGCCGCGCGCGCCGCGGAATTCACGTACAAGCTCGGACACGACCAACCGATTACGCATCCGCAGCACATTCGCGCGGTGGAGGCGGCTGATAAGATCGCCAATGCGTCGGGCGGCCGGATGGTCCTCGAAATCTATCCGAACAGCCAGCTCGGCAGCGATACGCAGATGGTCGCGCAGGTACGTTCGGGCGCGTTGGAGATGACGCTGCAAGGCGACATCATTCTGGGCAACATCGTGCCGGCCGCGTCGCTCGCCGGTCTACCGTTCGCGTTCGCCGGCTATGACGAGCTATGGCGCGCGATGGACGGCGAATTCGGCCGCGCCATTCACGCGGAAATTGAGCGCAAGACCGGGCTGCACGTGATGGAGAAGGGATGGGACGCCGGCTTCCGTCATCTGTTCACGAGTGAGAAGCTGGTGCACAGCGCGGCGGACATGAAGGGCCTGAAGCTGCGTGTACCGGCGGCCGCGATCGACCAGTCGCTGTTCAAGTCGCTTGGTTCCGCGCCGACACCGGTGCCGAGCGGCGACGTTTATACCGCGCTGCAAACGCGGCTCGTCGATGGCGCGGAGGGTCCGCTCGTCACGATCGAAAACGCGAAATACTATGAGGCCGCAAAGATTGTTTCGCTAACGAGCCATCAACCGACGCCGTTCGAGCTGGTCGTGAATGGCGCCGCGTGGCGGCGTCTGCCGAAGGATCTTCAGGCGATCGCGTCCCAGTACCTGAACGAAGCCGCGCTGTTCGCGCGCGCGGACATCGCGAACGGCGAGGGCGGTCTCAAGCAACGGCTACGTTCGCAAGGCGTGACCCTCGTCGATCCGGACCGCGATTCGTTCCGGCGCGCGGTGCGCGACGCGGGCCTCTACCGGCAATGGCGCGACAGCTACGGCGTGGCGCCGTTTGCGATGCTGGAGAAAGTCGTTGGCACGCTGGCATGA
- a CDS encoding LacI family DNA-binding transcriptional regulator, whose protein sequence is MGRKSHSHTVTLKDVAREAEVSYQTVSRAINGYDEISAETREKVLDVCRRLGYRPNRLAGSLRSKRSNVVGLIVSDIENVFFAEVASGVESEARHKGYSVLLANTAEDIVREREAVGQFFERRVDGLILAPSEGEHDYLRTELPKTFPIVAVNRELRIPGCGAVLSENVRGARTAVEYLIARGHTRIGAIVGSAGLMTSRERLKGFRAAMSAAGLPVRQEWIAAGGVRADNGRDGAIKVLTGADRPTALLTSSHRITEGAMQALNVLGLRYGPDVEIVSFDNLPWMAFLDPPLPVVEQPTRRIGQEAMRMLIHMIEGTGNATEMRLQTRFVTHVGQDLSVEAE, encoded by the coding sequence ATGGGACGCAAGAGTCATTCGCACACGGTGACGCTGAAGGACGTGGCGCGCGAAGCCGAGGTGTCATACCAGACCGTGTCGCGTGCCATCAACGGATACGATGAAATCAGCGCGGAAACGCGCGAGAAGGTGCTCGATGTCTGCCGTCGGCTAGGCTATCGCCCCAACCGCCTGGCGGGCAGTTTGCGATCGAAACGCTCGAATGTCGTGGGCCTCATTGTGTCCGATATCGAAAACGTGTTTTTTGCCGAGGTGGCGAGTGGCGTCGAATCCGAGGCGAGACACAAGGGTTATTCGGTGTTGCTCGCGAATACGGCCGAAGACATTGTGCGCGAACGCGAGGCGGTAGGGCAATTCTTCGAGCGGCGCGTCGACGGGCTGATTCTTGCGCCGAGCGAGGGAGAGCACGATTACCTGCGCACCGAGCTGCCGAAGACGTTTCCAATTGTGGCGGTCAATCGCGAGCTGCGGATTCCGGGCTGCGGCGCGGTGCTGTCCGAAAATGTGCGAGGCGCGCGCACCGCGGTCGAGTATCTGATCGCACGCGGCCATACGCGCATCGGCGCGATCGTTGGCAGCGCGGGGCTGATGACGTCGCGTGAACGGTTGAAGGGCTTTCGCGCCGCAATGTCCGCGGCGGGCCTGCCGGTCCGCCAGGAGTGGATCGCCGCAGGTGGCGTACGCGCGGACAACGGCCGCGACGGGGCGATCAAAGTGCTCACGGGTGCGGATCGCCCCACGGCATTGCTGACGTCGAGCCATCGGATCACCGAAGGGGCCATGCAGGCGCTGAACGTTCTAGGCTTGCGCTATGGGCCGGACGTGGAAATCGTAAGCTTCGACAATTTACCGTGGATGGCCTTTCTCGATCCGCCACTACCCGTGGTCGAGCAACCGACCCGGCGCATCGGGCAGGAAGCCATGCGCATGCTGATACACATGATCGAAGGCACGGGCAATGCGACGGAAATGCGTTTACAGACTCGCTTTGTCACGCACGTGGGTCAGGATTTAAGCGTCGAAGCAGAATGA
- a CDS encoding CysB family HTH-type transcriptional regulator has product MNLHQFRFVREAVRQNFNLTEAAKALYTSQPGVSKAIIELEDELGVEIFTRHGKRVRSLTEPGRIILASVERILQEVESLKRVGKDYAAQDQGNLTIAATHTQARYSLPAAIAEFKKRFPKVHLSILQGSPTQVAEMVIHDQADLAIATEAIADYKELVSLPCFQWHHTAVVPADHPLLERKPLSLDDLAQFPLITYDDAFAGRKKINQAFALHRLTPDIVLEAIDADVIKTYVELGLGVGILADVAFNPERDRNLRAIPVGHLFGSNVTRVALKQGAYLRGYIYTLVELLSPTLNRKLVETALKGEAETYEL; this is encoded by the coding sequence ATGAACCTGCACCAATTTCGCTTCGTGCGCGAGGCCGTCCGGCAGAATTTCAATCTCACGGAAGCCGCGAAAGCGCTGTACACGTCGCAGCCGGGGGTATCGAAAGCCATCATCGAGCTTGAGGACGAACTCGGCGTCGAGATCTTCACGCGCCACGGCAAACGCGTGCGCTCCCTGACCGAACCGGGGAGGATCATCCTCGCATCGGTCGAGCGGATCCTCCAGGAGGTCGAGAGCCTTAAAAGGGTCGGAAAGGACTACGCGGCGCAGGACCAGGGCAACCTGACGATCGCCGCGACGCACACGCAGGCCCGCTACTCGCTGCCGGCCGCGATCGCCGAGTTCAAGAAACGCTTCCCGAAGGTGCATCTGTCGATCCTGCAGGGCAGCCCGACGCAGGTCGCCGAAATGGTGATCCACGATCAGGCGGACCTCGCGATCGCGACGGAGGCGATCGCCGACTACAAGGAACTCGTGTCGCTGCCCTGCTTCCAGTGGCACCACACGGCCGTCGTGCCGGCCGATCACCCGCTCCTCGAGCGCAAGCCGCTGTCGCTCGACGATCTCGCGCAGTTTCCGCTCATCACGTACGACGACGCGTTCGCGGGCCGCAAGAAGATCAACCAGGCGTTCGCGCTGCATCGCCTCACGCCCGACATCGTGCTCGAGGCGATCGACGCGGACGTGATCAAGACCTACGTCGAGCTCGGGCTCGGCGTCGGCATCTTGGCCGACGTCGCGTTCAACCCGGAGCGCGACCGCAATCTGCGCGCGATTCCGGTCGGGCACCTGTTCGGCAGCAACGTGACGCGCGTCGCGCTCAAGCAGGGCGCGTATCTGCGCGGTTATATCTACACGCTCGTCGAGCTGCTGTCGCCGACGCTGAACCGCAAGCTCGTCGAGACTGCGCTCAAGGGCGAGGCCGAGACCTACGAGCTGTGA
- a CDS encoding nitrite/sulfite reductase produces MYQYDQYDQTIVDERVAQYRDQVRRRLSGELSEDEFRPLRLQNGLYMQRHAYMHRIAIPYGNLRSVQLRMLARIAREHDRGYGHFSTRSNIQYNWVKLEETPEILAKLASVQMHAIQTSGNCIRNITADQFAGVAQDEEIDPRPWAEILRQWSTFHPEFAWLPRKFKIAVSGSKADRAAVQIHDLGVYLKKNEAGEVVASILAGGGLGRTPIVGAIIRENLPWQHLLTYCEAALRVYNRFGRRDNLFKARIKILVKALSPAKFSQMVEEEWQHLKDGPSTLTQAEVDRVSQFFQPPAYEKLADTDASFEQHLLENRAFARWVERNVAPHKVPGYAAVTLSLKNHRVAPGDASAEQMEQVADWADAYSFGELRVSHEQNLILANVKKRDLFAVWEKAKAAGFATPNVGLLTDIIACPGGDFCSLANAKSIPIALAIQQRFDDLDYVYDLGDVSLNISGCMNSCGHHHVGNIGILGVDKDGAEWYQVSLGGEQGTGAGGARLGRVIGPSFSAEEVPDVISKLIDTFVESRIDGERFIDTYDRIGIAPFKERVYAARQTAHA; encoded by the coding sequence ATGTACCAGTACGACCAGTACGATCAGACGATCGTCGACGAGCGCGTCGCGCAGTACCGCGACCAGGTCCGCCGCCGCTTGTCCGGCGAATTGAGCGAGGACGAGTTCCGTCCGTTGCGGCTGCAGAACGGCCTGTACATGCAGCGCCACGCGTACATGCACCGCATCGCGATTCCCTACGGCAATCTCCGCAGCGTCCAGTTGCGCATGCTCGCACGCATCGCGCGCGAGCACGATCGCGGCTACGGCCACTTCTCGACGCGCTCGAACATCCAGTACAACTGGGTGAAGCTCGAGGAAACGCCCGAGATCCTCGCGAAGCTCGCGTCGGTGCAGATGCACGCGATCCAGACGTCCGGCAACTGCATCCGCAACATCACCGCCGACCAGTTCGCGGGCGTGGCTCAGGATGAGGAGATCGATCCGCGTCCGTGGGCCGAGATCCTGCGCCAATGGTCGACGTTCCATCCCGAATTCGCGTGGCTGCCGCGCAAGTTCAAGATCGCCGTGTCCGGCTCGAAGGCAGACCGCGCGGCCGTGCAGATCCACGATCTCGGCGTCTACCTGAAGAAGAACGAGGCGGGCGAAGTGGTCGCTAGCATCCTCGCGGGCGGCGGCCTCGGCCGCACGCCGATCGTCGGCGCGATTATCCGCGAGAACCTGCCGTGGCAGCACCTCCTCACCTATTGCGAGGCGGCGCTGCGCGTCTACAACCGCTTCGGCCGCCGCGACAACCTGTTCAAGGCGCGGATCAAGATCCTCGTGAAGGCGCTGTCGCCTGCGAAGTTCTCGCAGATGGTCGAAGAGGAATGGCAGCATCTGAAGGACGGCCCGTCGACGCTCACGCAAGCCGAAGTCGACCGCGTGTCGCAGTTCTTCCAGCCGCCCGCCTACGAGAAGCTCGCCGACACCGACGCGTCGTTCGAGCAGCATCTGCTCGAGAACCGCGCGTTCGCGCGCTGGGTCGAGCGCAACGTCGCGCCGCACAAGGTGCCGGGGTACGCCGCCGTCACGCTTTCGCTGAAGAACCATCGCGTCGCGCCCGGCGACGCGAGCGCCGAGCAGATGGAGCAGGTCGCCGACTGGGCCGACGCCTATTCGTTCGGCGAGCTGCGCGTGTCGCACGAGCAGAACCTGATTCTCGCGAACGTGAAGAAGCGCGATCTGTTCGCGGTATGGGAAAAGGCGAAGGCGGCCGGCTTCGCGACGCCGAACGTCGGCCTGCTGACCGACATCATCGCGTGCCCGGGCGGCGACTTCTGCTCGCTCGCGAACGCGAAGTCGATTCCGATCGCGCTCGCGATCCAGCAGCGCTTCGACGATCTCGACTACGTGTACGACCTGGGCGACGTGTCGCTCAACATCTCGGGCTGCATGAACTCGTGCGGACACCACCACGTCGGCAACATCGGCATTCTCGGCGTCGACAAGGACGGCGCCGAGTGGTATCAGGTGTCGCTCGGCGGCGAGCAGGGCACGGGCGCGGGCGGCGCGCGCCTCGGCCGCGTGATCGGCCCGTCGTTCTCCGCGGAGGAGGTGCCCGACGTGATCTCGAAGCTGATCGACACGTTCGTCGAGTCGCGCATCGACGGCGAGCGCTTCATCGACACGTACGATCGCATCGGCATCGCGCCGTTCAAGGAGCGCGTCTACGCGGCGCGCCAGACCGCGCACGCGTAA
- a CDS encoding DUF934 domain-containing protein — translation MALIIKNREVIDDAWQVVRAAEDGTLPALDALPAGKVLVPLALWQAARDALVATKAKEELGVWLAPDSEPADLAADFGRIAVIGVEFPRFADGRGYSIARLLRERHGWKGELRAIGDVLRDQLLYMSRCGFDAFAVRADKNIHDALNAFGEFSQRYQSAFDEPAPLFRRRAAAAEAKVSA, via the coding sequence ATGGCTTTGATTATCAAGAATCGCGAAGTGATCGACGACGCGTGGCAGGTCGTGCGCGCGGCCGAAGACGGCACGCTGCCCGCGCTCGACGCGCTGCCCGCCGGCAAGGTGCTCGTGCCGCTCGCGCTGTGGCAGGCGGCGCGCGACGCGCTCGTCGCCACGAAGGCGAAGGAAGAGCTCGGCGTGTGGCTCGCGCCCGACAGCGAGCCCGCCGATCTCGCCGCGGACTTCGGCCGCATCGCGGTGATCGGCGTCGAATTTCCGCGCTTCGCGGACGGCCGCGGCTACAGTATCGCGCGCCTGCTGCGCGAGCGTCATGGCTGGAAGGGCGAGTTGCGCGCGATCGGCGACGTGCTGCGCGATCAGCTCCTTTACATGTCGCGTTGCGGCTTCGATGCGTTCGCGGTGCGCGCGGACAAGAACATCCACGACGCGCTGAACGCGTTCGGCGAGTTCTCGCAGCGCTACCAGAGCGCATTCGACGAGCCGGCGCCGCTGTTCCGCCGCCGCGCGGCGGCGGCCGAAGCGAAGGTGAGCGCATGA
- a CDS encoding phosphoadenylyl-sulfate reductase → MSAADATLLSPALAGKIERLDALLARIAERHPEVKLASSLAAEDMLITHAILSKGVAIGVFSLNTGRLHAETLGMIERVRERYGYEIEQFHPRQDAIDAYVSEHGLNAFYESVELRKRCCEIRKVEPLNRALAGVDAWVTGQRREQSVTRAELHEEERDAARGIAKYNPLADWTESDVWAYLKAFDVPVNPLHARGYPSIGCEPCTRAIRPGEDSRAGRWWWESRDTKECGLHITIAPVPSAGAESASA, encoded by the coding sequence ATGAGCGCCGCCGACGCAACGTTGCTGAGCCCGGCGCTCGCCGGAAAGATCGAGCGGCTCGACGCGCTGCTCGCGCGGATCGCCGAGCGTCATCCGGAGGTCAAGCTCGCGAGCAGCCTCGCTGCCGAGGACATGCTGATCACGCATGCGATCCTGTCGAAGGGCGTCGCGATCGGGGTCTTTTCGCTGAATACGGGCCGCCTGCATGCGGAGACGCTCGGCATGATCGAGCGCGTGCGCGAGCGCTACGGCTACGAGATCGAGCAGTTCCATCCGAGGCAGGACGCGATCGACGCATATGTCTCCGAGCACGGCCTGAATGCGTTCTACGAAAGCGTCGAGCTACGCAAGCGCTGCTGCGAGATCCGCAAGGTCGAGCCGCTGAACCGCGCGCTCGCGGGCGTCGACGCGTGGGTGACGGGCCAGCGGCGCGAGCAGTCGGTCACGCGCGCGGAGCTTCACGAAGAGGAGCGCGACGCCGCGCGCGGAATCGCGAAGTACAACCCGCTCGCCGACTGGACCGAAAGCGACGTGTGGGCTTACCTGAAGGCGTTCGACGTGCCGGTCAATCCGTTGCACGCGCGCGGCTATCCGAGCATCGGCTGCGAGCCGTGCACGCGCGCGATCCGTCCCGGCGAGGACAGCCGCGCGGGCCGCTGGTGGTGGGAGTCGCGCGACACGAAGGAGTGCGGGCTGCACATCACGATCGCGCCGGTGCCGTCGGCCGGAGCCGAATCGGCTTCCGCCTGA
- the cysD gene encoding sulfate adenylyltransferase subunit CysD → MSTTLEQSAFAPSAGASSGRMGHLDWLEAESIHILRELVAECSKPALLFSGGKDSVVVLHLALKAFGLGANRKTTLPFPLVHIDTGHNYDEVIDFRDRRAKEIGAQLVVGHVEDSIARGTVVLRRETDSRNAAQAVTLLETIERHGYTAMIGGARRDEEKARAKERIFSFRDEFGQWDPKAQRPELWSLYNARLHRGEHLRVFPISNWTELDVWQYIARERLELPSIYYAHRREIVRRNGLLVPVTPLTPMREGETSEQALVRFRTVGDISCTCPVESDADDVEKIIAETAVTEITERGATRMDDQASEAAMEQRKKQGYF, encoded by the coding sequence ATGAGCACGACGCTCGAACAATCCGCTTTTGCCCCGTCCGCCGGCGCGTCGTCGGGCCGGATGGGCCATCTCGACTGGCTCGAGGCCGAGTCGATCCACATCCTGCGCGAGCTCGTCGCGGAATGCAGCAAGCCGGCGCTGCTGTTCTCGGGCGGCAAGGATTCGGTCGTCGTGCTGCATCTCGCGCTGAAGGCGTTCGGGCTCGGCGCGAACCGCAAGACCACGCTGCCGTTTCCGCTCGTGCATATCGACACGGGCCACAACTACGACGAGGTGATCGACTTTCGGGACCGCCGCGCGAAGGAGATCGGCGCGCAGCTGGTGGTGGGCCACGTCGAGGATTCGATTGCGCGCGGCACGGTGGTGCTGCGCCGCGAGACGGATTCGCGCAACGCCGCGCAGGCGGTCACGCTGCTCGAGACGATCGAGCGGCACGGCTACACGGCGATGATCGGCGGCGCGCGGCGCGACGAGGAGAAGGCGCGCGCGAAGGAGCGGATTTTCTCGTTTCGGGACGAATTCGGCCAGTGGGACCCGAAGGCGCAGCGCCCGGAGCTGTGGAGCCTGTACAACGCGCGGCTGCACCGGGGCGAGCACCTGCGCGTGTTCCCGATCTCGAACTGGACGGAGCTCGACGTGTGGCAGTACATCGCGCGCGAGCGGCTGGAGCTGCCGTCGATCTACTACGCGCACCGCCGGGAGATCGTGCGGCGCAACGGGCTGCTCGTGCCGGTGACGCCGCTCACGCCGATGCGCGAGGGCGAGACGAGCGAGCAGGCGCTGGTGCGGTTCCGCACGGTGGGCGACATCTCGTGCACGTGCCCGGTCGAGAGCGACGCCGACGACGTGGAGAAGATCATCGCGGAGACGGCGGTGACGGAGATCACGGAGCGCGGGGCGACGCGGATGGACGACCAGGCGTCGGAGGCCGCGATGGAGCAGCGCAAGAAGCAGGGCTATTTCTGA
- a CDS encoding sulfate adenylyltransferase subunit 1 — translation MSIIENNEDLGVLRFITAGSVDDGKSTLIGRLLYDSKAVLSDQLSALSRAKNKRTVGDELDLALLTDGLEAEREQGITIDVAYRYFATAKRKFIIADTPGHEQYTRNMVTGASTAHAAIILVDATRVTFEDGAAQLLPQTKRHSAIVKLLGLQHVIVAINKMDLVDYSETRFNEIRDAYVKLAQQLGLANVRFVPVSALKGDNIVAASERMPWYAGEPLLNVLETLPVETQAHDALRFPVQWVARQDGSSADDFRGYMGRIEAGEVKVGDEIAVLPSNRTATVAEIIAPVPGGTAAVDHAFAGQAVTIRLAEDVDVSRGDTFVPRAQPVEPAKKLEADLCWFDETPLSPQRKYLLKQTTNTVFTKVGAVKQVLDVHTLSHATDRHDLKMNDIGRVALTLQKPIVCDTYDAHPGTGAFVLIDEATHHTVAAGMIRAFSA, via the coding sequence ATGAGCATCATCGAGAACAACGAAGACCTCGGCGTACTGCGGTTCATCACGGCGGGCAGCGTGGACGACGGCAAGAGCACGCTGATCGGGCGGCTGCTGTACGACAGCAAGGCGGTGCTGTCCGATCAGCTTTCCGCGCTGTCGCGCGCGAAGAACAAGCGCACGGTCGGCGACGAGCTCGACCTCGCGCTGCTCACCGACGGCCTCGAGGCCGAGCGCGAGCAGGGCATCACGATCGACGTCGCGTACCGCTACTTCGCGACCGCGAAGCGCAAGTTCATCATTGCCGACACGCCGGGCCACGAGCAGTACACGCGCAACATGGTGACGGGCGCGTCGACCGCGCACGCGGCGATCATCCTGGTCGACGCGACGCGCGTGACGTTCGAAGACGGCGCCGCGCAACTGCTGCCGCAGACCAAGCGCCACAGCGCGATCGTGAAGCTGCTCGGTCTGCAGCACGTGATCGTCGCGATCAACAAGATGGATCTCGTCGACTACAGCGAGACGCGCTTCAACGAGATTCGCGACGCGTACGTGAAGCTCGCGCAGCAGCTCGGCCTGGCGAACGTGCGCTTCGTGCCGGTATCGGCGCTGAAGGGCGACAACATCGTCGCGGCGAGCGAGCGGATGCCGTGGTACGCGGGCGAGCCGCTCCTGAACGTGCTGGAGACGCTGCCCGTCGAGACGCAGGCGCATGACGCGCTGCGCTTCCCGGTGCAGTGGGTCGCGCGCCAGGACGGCAGCTCGGCCGACGATTTCCGCGGCTACATGGGCCGCATCGAGGCGGGCGAGGTGAAGGTGGGCGACGAGATCGCCGTGCTGCCGTCGAACCGCACGGCGACGGTCGCCGAGATCATCGCGCCGGTGCCGGGCGGCACGGCGGCCGTCGATCACGCGTTCGCGGGCCAGGCGGTGACGATTCGTCTTGCCGAGGACGTCGACGTGTCGCGCGGCGACACGTTCGTGCCGCGCGCGCAGCCCGTCGAACCGGCGAAGAAGCTCGAGGCGGATCTCTGCTGGTTCGACGAGACGCCGCTTTCGCCGCAGCGCAAGTATTTGCTCAAGCAAACGACGAACACCGTGTTCACGAAGGTCGGCGCGGTCAAGCAGGTGCTCGACGTGCACACGCTGTCGCACGCAACCGATCGCCACGATCTGAAGATGAACGATATCGGCCGCGTCGCGTTGACGCTGCAAAAGCCGATCGTCTGCGACACGTACGATGCGCATCCGGGCACGGGCGCGTTCGTGCTGATCGACGAGGCGACCCATCACACGGTCGCAGCGGGTATGATTCGTGCGTTTTCCGCGTGA